In Dehalococcoidia bacterium, one DNA window encodes the following:
- a CDS encoding PHP domain-containing protein: MVSYAELHCHSNFSFLEGASHIEDLVLRARELGYEALALTDHDGLHGAMEFAQCARAWGLKPITGAEVTLANGHHLTVLCETQRGYANLCRLLSHAHLDHERGKPCVEPEVLAQHTEGLIALSGCRKGELPSLAAQGRYREAEEAARRYLQWFGPDSFFVELQNNLVHGGARRNHALADLAEHLGVGVVATGNVHYHVRERHRLQDVLVAIKHRTTLDASHRLRRENSEYYLKPPAEGAELFRDYPKAVANTLRVAERCYFELTRDLDYRFPDCPVPDGETPDSYLRKLCYREAEDRYGRITSKVRERLEEELALLERHGLAGFFLIHREILRLAYQVAEEVRGRPAHGPPGRGRARPSGRSSATSSGCPTSTPSPKTSSWAASSTRRWPRCPTSTWTSPATSARS; this comes from the coding sequence ATGGTCTCCTACGCCGAACTCCACTGCCACTCCAACTTCTCCTTCCTTGAGGGCGCCTCACACATCGAGGATCTGGTGCTGCGGGCGCGGGAGCTGGGGTACGAGGCCCTCGCCCTCACTGACCACGACGGCCTCCACGGGGCGATGGAGTTCGCCCAGTGCGCCCGCGCCTGGGGGCTCAAGCCCATCACCGGTGCCGAAGTCACCCTGGCCAACGGTCACCACCTGACCGTCCTCTGTGAGACCCAGCGCGGCTACGCCAACCTCTGCCGCCTCCTCAGCCACGCCCACCTCGACCACGAAAGGGGCAAGCCCTGCGTCGAGCCGGAGGTGCTGGCGCAGCACACCGAGGGGCTCATCGCCCTCTCCGGCTGCCGCAAGGGCGAGCTGCCTTCGCTGGCCGCCCAGGGCCGCTATCGGGAAGCGGAGGAGGCGGCCCGCCGTTACCTCCAGTGGTTCGGCCCCGACAGCTTCTTCGTCGAGCTCCAGAACAACCTGGTCCACGGCGGCGCTCGCCGCAACCACGCTCTGGCCGACCTGGCGGAGCACCTGGGCGTGGGCGTCGTCGCTACCGGCAACGTCCACTACCACGTGCGGGAGCGCCACCGCCTCCAGGACGTACTGGTGGCCATCAAGCACCGCACGACCCTGGATGCCTCCCACCGGCTGCGCCGCGAGAACTCGGAATACTACCTGAAGCCGCCCGCCGAGGGGGCTGAACTCTTCCGCGACTACCCGAAGGCCGTCGCCAACACCCTGCGCGTCGCCGAGCGCTGCTACTTCGAGCTCACCCGCGACCTGGACTACCGCTTCCCCGACTGCCCGGTGCCCGACGGTGAGACGCCGGACTCCTACCTGCGCAAGCTGTGCTACCGGGAGGCGGAGGATCGCTACGGCCGCATCACGTCCAAGGTGCGCGAACGGCTGGAGGAGGAGCTCGCTCTGTTAGAGCGCCACGGCCTCGCCGGCTTCTTCCTCATCCACCGCGAGATCCTCCGGCTCGCCTACCAGGTAGCCGAGGAGGTTCGCGGGCGGCCGGCGCATGGCCCGCCGGGCCGGGGCCGGGCTCGTCCGTCGGGTCGCTCATCTGCTACCTCATCGGGCTGTCCCACATCGACCCCATCGCCAAAGACCTCTTCCTGGGCCGCTTCCTCAACGAGGAGATGGCCTCGGTGCCCGACATCGACCTGGACTTCCCCCGCGACATCCGCGAGAAGCTGA